From Mesorhizobium sp. Pch-S:
GCGGAACATCCGCGCCCGCCAGGATGGGCCGGGCGTGCTCATCCTCAGTGCACGTGCCGACCTGCACGACAAGATCAAAGGGCTGGATCTCGGCGCCGACGATTACATGACCAAACCGTTTGACGTGGATGAACTGGAAGCGCGTGTGCGCATGTTGCTGCGACGTCATGCAGGACTGAAATCGTCGACCGTCTCGTTCGGCGAGGTGGCCTTCGATCTGACCTCGCGCAGTTTTTCCGGCGGTGGTCTCCCGCTCGACCTGCCGGCCCGCGAGGTCAGTCTGCTGGAAACGCTGTTCCTGCGCGCCGGCAAAGTGGTGACGAAACAGTCGATCCTGGAATCGCTGGCCGGTTTCGACGAGGAGCTGTCCTACAACGCCATCGAGCAATATGTCAGCCGGCTGCGGCGCAGGCTTGCCCCTTACGGAGTGACCGTGCGGACGGCGCGCGGCATCGGCTACTATCTTGAGAAGGTGTAGCCAGGATATGGGGGATACCCGCTGATGGCCGTTGCCGCGCCCTATTCGCTGCGCCGTCGGCTGCTGTTCTGGCTGCTCGTGCCGCTGATCGCGATCGGGCTGATCGCCCTGCTCGACACCTGGCGCGAGGCGATCGGAACGGCAAATGCCGCATCGGACCGCGTGCTTGCGGGCTCGGCACTGGCCATTGCCGAGCGTGTTGTCGTGTCCGAAGAAGGTATCCTCGAAGTCGATATACCCTATGTGGCGCTGGAAATGCTGACGTCGGCTGCACAGGATCGGGTGTTCTACCGTGTCGACAGCCCGCCCGGTACGTTCATCACCGGTTACGAAACGCTACCGACGATGCCAGCGCCTCCGCCCGAAAAAGCCCAGTTCTCCGACGCGACCTTTCGCGGCGAACCGATCCGACTGGCGGCGCTTGCCCGTTCGGCCTCGACCGGCGTCGATTCCATCCCCTTTGTGGTCACCGTTGCCGAAACCACGATTGCGCGAACCCAGCTCGCCCAGACCATCCTGCTGCACTCTGCCCTGCGGTTGACGGTGCTGATCGGTGGCGCCGCATTGATCGCGTGGTTCGCCGTCAACGCCTCGCTGCAGCCGCTCTATCGGTTGAGGGCGGCAATCGCCGAACGCAGTCCCGATGACCTTCATCCCATCGATGATCGGGTGCCGGGTGAGGTGCGTGGGTTGGTCGAAACGGTGAATTCCTTCATGGTGCGGTTGGGAGCGGCCCTGTCTGGCCTGCGCAACTTCACCGGCAATGCCAGCCACCAGCTGCGCACGCCGATGACCATCGTGCGCACGCAACTTGCGCTCGCCAGCCGCGCAAGATCGCTCGAAGAGGCCAAGTCTGCCGCCCAGACCGCCGACGCGGCGATTGTGCGGGCGGAGCATGTGCTGTCGCAATTGCTCCTCCTGGCACGCATCGAGGCGGCTGCGTCGGACGGTATCGATGCAAAATCGGTCAACCTTGCCGCAATCGCCATGGAGAGCGTCGCCGACCGCGTGATGAAGGCAAACGCTGCCGGCACCGACCTAGGCTTCGAGGGCGGCGACCCTGTCCCGATCCGGGGAGAAGCGCTGCTCGTGGGCGAACTGGTCGGCAATCTCGTCGACAACGCCATTGCCTATGCCGGCAGCGGAGCCGAAATCACGGTCCGTGTATCGGGCGGGCGAGAAGCAGTGCTGGAGGTCGAGGACAATGGTCCCGGCATCGCGCCAGACAAACTCGCGGCAGTGCGGGCGCGGTTCTCGCGCGGTGCGGGCGCCGATAAGCCCGGCAGCGGGCTCGGGCTGCCCATCGTCGAGGAAATCGCCGAGCTGTTCGGCGGCAAGCTGACCCTTGCGGTCGGTGCGGGCAGTCGTGGACTGAGGGCGCTGGTGGCGTTTCCACCCCTTGACCCTCCAACCGCAGCCGCACTAAGCGAAGGACAATTGCCCACGAAGGACCGCCCAGCATGACAGTTTCGCGCGTATTGTCGGATGCTTTCATTCCCGAACTGCCGAACTACTACCGTGGCAAGGTGCGCGACAATTACGACCTGCCCGACGGCCGCCGCATCATTGTTGCCACGGATCGCCTGAGTGCCTTCGACGTCATCCTGACCTCGATCCCCTTCAAGGGGCAGGTGCTCACGCAGACGGCGCGATACTGGTTTGAGGAAACCGCCGACATCTGTCCAAATCATGTGCTCGACTATCCCGACCCCAACGTCGTCGTGGGCACACGGCTCGACATCCTGCCGGTCGAAATCGTGGTGCGCGGCTATCTGGCCGGCAGCACCGGGACATCGATCCTGACCAAATACCGCAGTGGCGAGCGCGACATGTACGGCATGCGCCTGCCGGACGGGATGCGCGACAACGAAAAGCTGCCCAATCCGATCATTACGCCGACCAGCAAGGCTTTCGACGGCGGTCATGACGAGCCGCTGTCAGGCGCCGACATCCTTGCCAAACGCCTGCTGAGCGAAGAGCAATGGGATACGGTTTCAAGCTATGCGCTGGCCTTGTTCGCTCGCGGCCAGGCGCGTGCTGCCGAACGCGGACTGATCCTCGTCGACACCAAGTACGAATTCGGCGTCGACCGTGATGGCCGCATCGTGCTCGCGGACGAAGTTCATACTCCGGATTCGAGCCGCTACTGGCTGGCTGACAGCTACGCCGAGAGCTTCGAGGCGGGCGAACGTCCGCGCAGCTTCGACAAGGATTTCGTGCGCGCCTGGGTGACAGCGCGCTGCGATCCCTACAAGGATGCTATCCCCGAAATCCCTGCCGATCTCATCGAACAGACCTCGCACATCTACGTGCAGGCCTATGAGGCGATTACCGGAAACAGGTTTGCCCCCGACCTTTCCGAGGGAAGCGTGCTGGAGCGGCTTCGGAAAAACCTCAGGCCGTACTTCCAGACATGATGGCGACGGGGCGAGCAGCCCGCCCTATCTCATATCCTGTGAAATGTGAGGTAGGCGGTGCGACGTCCCTCGCGGATTGCCTTGGCCTCGTAGCGCGTGCTTTCCCAGCCGGGATAAGGCGTATGCCAATCGGCCGCTTCATGCGCCTGCCACGCGAAGGCAGGATGCGCGCGGCAATGCTGCAGCGTCCAGTTGACATAGGTGTCGATGTCGGAGGCGAAGCAGAACTTGCCGCCCGGCTTCAACACGCGCGCGAAACGGTCGAGGTTGACCGGGTTCACGAAGCGCCGCTTCCAGTGCCGTTTCTTGGGCCATGGGTCGGGATAGAGAAGGTCGATCCAGTCGAGCGACGCTTCCGGCAACCAGTCGAGCAGCAGGGCAGCATCGTCGTCGAAGACGCGTAGATTGCCTGCCGGCTCCTTCGCCAGCGCCATCATCATCTTGGCCATGCCGTTGATGAAGGGCTCGGCACCGACGAAGCCGGTATCCGGATGCGTGCGTGTTTCCTGACGCAGATGCTCGCCGCCGCCGAAACCGATCTCAAGCCTGATGGAAGAAACGGGAGCCTCAAAGAGGCTTCCCAGATCTTTCGGTGCAGGCTGTTTCAGGTCGAGCCGGTAGCGCTCGAGACCTTTCTCGAGCGCCGTGGCCTGTGCCGGGCGGATGGTCTTGCCCTTTCGCCGCCCGAAGAAAGCCTCACTCAACCGGCTGCGCCTGCCCTGCTCTTCCATGGTGGCATCCGCCGTCAGGCGGCCACGGCGTCCTTGAGCGCCCTGGCCAGATCGGTCTTCTCCCAGGAGAAGGATCCGTCACGGCCCGCCTTGCGGCCGAAATGGCCGTAGGACGAGGTCTTGGCATAGATCGGCTTGTTGAGGTCGAGATGCCGGCGGATGCCCGAAGGCGAGAGATCCATGACCTTGCGCAGCGCGTCTTCCAGCCTGGCCTCGTCGACAGAACCCGTGCCATGCAGGTCGACATAGACCGACAGCGGCTGGGCAACGCCGATGGCGTAGGAAAGCTGGATGGTGCAGCGATCGGCGAGCTTGGCTGCCACCACGTTCTTGGCAAGGTAACGTGCGGCATAAGCAGCCGACCGATCGACCTTGGTGGTGTCCTTGCCGGAGAACGCGCCACCGCCATGGGGAGCGGCACCGCCGTAGGTGTCGACGATGATCTTGCGGCCAGTGAGGCCGGCGTCACCATCGGGACCGCCAATCACGAACTTGCCGGTAGGATTGATATACCAGTTGCAATCGTTGGCGATCTTCAATTCGCCCAGCGCTTCGCGGATATAGGGCTCCACGACCTTGCGCACCTTCTTGGAATCCCAGCTTTCCTCGAGATGCTGGGTCGAGAGCACGATCTGCGTGACTTCGGCGGCCTTGCCGTCGACATACTTCACGGTGACCTGGCTCTTGGCATCCGGACCGAGCCTGCCGGCATCGCCATGGTTCTTGTGACGGGCGTCGGCCAGCAGTTCGAGGATCTTGTGGCTGTAGTAGATCGGCGCCGGCATCAGGTCCGGCGTCTCGCGGCATGCGTAACCAAACATGATGCCCTGGTCGCCGGCACCTTCCTCGCCCTGGCGATCGGCGGCGTTGTCAACGCCCTGGCCGATGTCAGGCGACTGGCCGTGCAACAGCACGTCGATCTTGGCAGTCTTCCAGTGGAAGCCCGACTGCTCGTAGCCGATGGCGCGAATGGCCTTGCGTGCCACGGACTTGAACTTGGAAGGATTGACGACCGGATGACCGGCGGCGTCCTTGACGACATTGCCAGCCTTGTCCTTCTTCAGCAGTGTCTCGGGCACACGCACTTCGCCGGCAATGACGACACGGTTGGTCGTGGCGAGCGTTTCGCATGCGACGCGAACCTTCCACGGGTCCATGCCCGTCTTCTTGGCTTCGCGGTAGACGAGGTCGACAATTTCGTCGGAGATGCGGTCGCACACCTTATCGGGGTGGCCTTCGGAAACGGATTCCGATGTGAAGAGATAATTCTGCCGTGACACGGGTGATCCCTCTAGAAAGCAATCGGCAGACTGCCGATCTGGCGGGCCACGTGTTAGCGGGGCCGCGCCAGACTCGTCAAGATGATTGCAGGGTAACGGATACCGAAGGCAGGCACGGCAATAGAACAAAATACCCGGGACTGCCGGATCGTGAGCGAAGCCGACCGCTGCGCTGCAACAGCGGAAAATCGTCTGCTGGATTAGCCTGCTTCGTCGCCGGCGAGAGACTTCACCAGATCGATGATCCGCCGGCGGACCTTCGGGTCAGCGACCTTCACGAATGCGCGGTTGAGCTGAAGTCCTTCCGGGGTGGAGCAGAACTCCGCCGCCAGAGCCATGGCGTTGTCCTCTGCGAAACCGCTGCGCGTGGTACCATCCTGTCCCGGGGCGTCTTCGAAAAAGAAGGAAACAGGTACGCTCAGGATCGAAGCGATGGCCTGGAGGCGGCTGGCACCGACACGATTGGTGCCTTTCTCGTACTTCTGAATTTGCTGAAAAGTTATTCCGAGGTTCTCGCCAAGTTTTTCCTGGCTCATTCCCAACATGTTACGCCGAAGTCTGATGCGGCTGCCGACATGAGTGTCAATTGGGTTTGGTTTTTTCTTGTTTTCTTCTACCATCTTGTCCTCGCCGAATTCTTCCGGCTTCTTGTGTTTTTTGACGCCTAACCTCTGACCAGAGCTCCCACCTCACCGAAAAGCAACAGCGTGCGAAAGATGCCAACCGCTCCATAATGGATTTCTAAAATACTGGCTGTCAATTCGCCGGTAGCTTGTGCCTTACCGAAAAGACGAAAGCAATCAGGGCGAGGGCGAGCATAATCAGATATCCGTTAACGCGCCGTTGGCCGGTTGAAACGACATCGGATACCGATGCGACAGGGATGCTCAGGTCGATGGTGTCGCGTGCATTGATTGCCAGCGCGTCGAGGATTCGGCCGCGCGCATCTACGGCTGCGGAGATGCCATTGTTAGCCGCACGTAACAGAGGCATTCCATTTTCCACTGCGCGTATCTGTGCCTGACGGAAATGCTGGTAAGGGCCGGGTGTATCGCCAAACCATGCATCGTTGGTAAGGTTCACAATAAGCTGACTTGACGCAGCGTCAACTGACACTTCCTCAGGAAAAATGACTTCGTAGCAAATGAAAGGCAGCCCCCGGATCGCACCGGGCAGCAAAATCGGGTGCCGGTCGTTTCCGGCGGAGAACATCGTCGGGCCGGCAACCAGTTGTTCTATGCCGACGCGTCGCAAAAGATCAGCGAAAGGCAGATATTCGCCGAACGGCACGAGATGGATCTTGTCGAACGCATCGGCGATCTCTCCCTTGTCGTTGATGGCAACCACCGAATTGTAGTAGCGCGTGTCGGCATTGGCCGACGCCCCTTCTTCCCGCACCGCTCCGGCAATCAGCATCTGGCCGTCGGCCAGCATATCGCCGAGCGCAGTCAACGCATCCGGCCGCTCGGTGAACAGGAAAGGCACCGAGGTTTCCGGCCACAGGATCAGCTGAGGCTTTTTCTTGCCGGGCTCCGGCGTTTTCGATGACATGCCAAGCAAGGTCGCGAAAATACGATCGCGTACCGAGGCGTCCCACTTCTCCCGCATGTCGATCGACGGCTGGACAATGCGAACGTCGACCGTCTTGTCGGCCTGGACTGGTGTCGTAAGCCGCAGATAACCAAAACCGAGATGCGCGCAGACCAAGGCCAACGCCAGGATCGTGCCCACAGCAAGATTGCGCCGCCCGGCCAGCAGCGCAGGCATGGCGAAGACGAAAACTGCGAGCGCAGTCATGCCGTTCATGCCGATCGCCGATACGCTCTGCATCAGCAACGGAACGGGCATGGCCGCATAGCCGACCGCATTCCAGGGAAAGCCGGTCAGGACGAAGCTGCGCAGCCATTCCGACAGGGCAAAAGCAAAGGCGAGTGCTGCAATGCGACCCAAGCCACTGCTCCATAGAAGTCGGGCAACAGCAGTGGCGAAACCATAGAAGAAAGCCAGCAGAAGCGGGATGCCCACCACGGCGAACGGCAGTGCCCAGGCGTAGTCATCTGCTTCCACGAGCAGTGCCTGTCCGATCCACCACAAGCCTGCGAGAAAGTAACCGAAACCGAACCACCAGCCGACAGCAAATGCCGGCCGCAGCCGCCTCAGGGTACCACCGGAGACCTCGCCCGTGGTGCCATCGAGCAACCAGACCAGAACCGGAAAGGAAATGAAGCAGACGGCGAAGAAATCATAGGGAGCCTGTCCGAAAACCGCCAGCGCGCCGGCCAGAAAGGCCGCCAGCGCGCGTCGCCAACCCCAGAGCAGAACTATCCGGCCGGCGAGGCGCTCCATGCATTTTTCCGAGTCGCGAGAATCATGGCCGAAGGTGTATCAGGCCACGCCCCACGCTCCAAATGCCGGCATGTCCCGACCACGCCGGGCACTTGCCGGCATCACGCCGATTTGAGCACGAGCCGTTCGGACGGCTCGACCAGTTCGGCGAGCTGCCTGGCTACCGTGCCCCATCCGTCATGGAACCCCATCTCTTCGTGCATGTCGCGTTCAGACTTGCTCCTGTGCATGACGTGAGCCGCGTAATCCGTGCCTTGCGGATGCTCGCGCAGCGTGATGATCGCAGTCATGAAAGGCTGGTCGGCGGGGCGCCAGCCCCCGGTAAGCGTGTTGGTGAAGACGATGCGCTCCTGCTCATCGATGGCCAGGAAGCAGGCATCGAGATGCGGCTGGAACGGACCACCGTCCTCGCTGATGCGCGTGACGAGAGCGCCGCCTGGACGAAGCTCCATCTTCTCGACCTTGCATTTGGCCGGCGCCGGTATCCACCAGCGCGCGAAGCTGGCCGGATCGGTCCATGCGTTCCAGATGGCGGATCGCGGCGCCCTGATGACGCGCGACAGGGTCAGGTCGGTCTCGGGATTCACGGTCTGGGTCATTCCGGCTTCTCCTTGTTCTGTTCCGAACGAAATGCCGCGGCATTTCGCTCTGGCTCGTTTGCCGCATGATCGTTGTCCGAAAAAGTCTACAACTTTTCGGGATCATGCTCAGCGAGAACGAAACGCTCCAGGCGGTCGTTGCGGCCTTCCCAGACCGCGCGCTGCGCCGACAGCCAGGTTTCGATCATGCCGAACTGCTTGGTTTCAATGGCGCAGGTGCGTACGCGCCCCTGCTTTTGCGTGCGGATCAGGCCGCTGCCTTCGAGAAAGTGGATGTGCTTCATGAACGACGGCAGAGCCATGTCGAACGGCTTGGCGAGATCGCTGATGCTGGACGGCCCCTTGCCGAGCTCCGTCAACACCGCGCGCCGTGTCGGGTCGGCCAGCGCCTGGAAAATTCCGTCCAGATGTGTCGAATACTGATCCATAAGGCTAAGTATCACTTCAGGACACTTAGCGCAAGAGCTAACTATAATTTGCGAGAGTTCAGGCCTGCTCGGCGCGCGCGCGGCGGCGGCGCTCGATCGCCTTCTGGCTTTCGATGATGCGGACACGTTTCACGCGGCGCGGATCGGCGTCGAGGATGTGAAACTCGAAGCCCGGAATGGCCTGGACCACCTCGCCCCGCGCCGGCACACGACCCAGCGTGTTGAAGATCATGCCGCCGATCGTATCGACCGACTCGCCATGCTCACCGGCCGCGAAATGCTCGCCGATCATCTTGGCGACGTCATCGATTTCCGCCTTGCCATCGACCACGTAGATGCCGTCGCCGGCCTGGGTGATCATCGGCTCGTCGTCGTCGTGCTCGTCCTCGATGTCACCGACGACCATCTCGACGATGTCTTCCAGCGATGCGAGACCGTCTGTGCCGCCATACTCGTCGATCACCAGCGCCATCTGCGTCCGCGCCGCCTGCATGCGGCCCATCAGGTCGGAAGCCAGCATCGACGGCGGCACGAACAGCACCGGCCGGATCAGGCTGAGATCGCCGATGGTGCGGGCAAGATCGACCTGGGTAAGGTTGAGAAGTGCCGCAGCGGGCGTCTTGCGGCTGGCCCGGCCCGGTTTCTTGACGCGCGCAAGGCGCGTGATGTGGGCGAGCACGTCGCGGATGTGAACCATGCCGCGTGGATCATCCAGCGTCTCGAAATAGACAGGCATGCGGGAATGCCCGGACTGCTCGAACAGCACCAGCAGGTCGCCCAGTGTCGTGCCGATCTCGACAGCCTGGATATCGGCTCGCGGCACCATCACGTCTTCGACGCGAACTTCGCGCAGGCGCAGGATGTTGTTGAGCATCGCCCGTTCGCCGGGCGAGAAGGATTCCGTGCCGGACTCGGTTTCGGCAAGCGCGTCGGCGATTTCCTCGCGCAGCGAAGTCCCGTTGCGCTGGCGGAAAAGACCCAGGACGCGCTCAAACAGGGATGGGCCGGCAGAAGAAGGCTCGCTCGCTACACTGCCGGAGCTGGTACTCGGACTGGGTGCTTCTTCCGTCTTCCCGGAAGCCTTTAAGGCACTGCCGACGTCCGTGGGGGCGGCAGTCTCTGATTTCTCGTTCATCGTCGTCCGGTCAATTGAATGTTTAGTTACGCATAAGGATCGGGAATGGCAAGTCTCGCCAGCGCCGCGCGCTCGACCGCTTCCATCTCCTCGGCCTCGTCATCGGTCTCGTGATCATAGCCCAGCAGGTGCAACAGGCCATGGATCACCAGATGGCTGACATGGTTCTCGACCGGCTTTTTCTCCTCGGTCGCCTCGCGGGCCACCGTCTCGGCGGCCAGCACGATATCACCGAGCATCGGCGGCAGCCGGCCCCCTTTGGCCGGAGGAAAAGCCGGGAAGGACAACACGTTGGTGGGTTTGTCCTTGTCGCGCCACTGCGCGTTCAGTGCCTGGATGGCGGCGTCATCGGTGAAAACGACGCTGAGCTCGGACGTTCCTGCCAGCTTGAGCTCGGCAAAGGCAGCAGCAGCGGCGCGCTCGACAAGGCCAAGCAATCTTGCCTCGGACGGCCAGACGCCAGCCTCGACCACGAGATCGATATCGAGCGGCAGGTCAGGCAACGTCATCGAGCCCTGTACTGACAGGGAGGCATACCGAAGAAATCAGTTGTCCGCCCCAAGGCCTCGGGAAACCTTGCCATCGCGGTCGTAGGCGCGAACGATCTCGCCGACCAGCGGATGACGCACGACGTCGCCATCGGCGAAACGCACAGTGATGATGCCCGGGACCCCGTCGAGGACGCGCAGCGCTTCCACTAGGCCCGACTTGGTGTTGGGCGGCAGGTCGATCTGGGTCGGATCGCCCGTGATGATCATGCGCGAATTCTCGCCCAGACGCGTCAGGAACATCTTCATCTGCATCTGGGTGGTGTTCTGCGCCTCGTCGAGGATGACGGCGGCATGCGCCAGCGTACGTCCACGCATGAAGGCCAGCGGCGCGATCTCGATGACTCCTGCTCCGATGGCACGCTCGACCTTGTCGCCCGGCATCATGTCGTAAAGGGCGTCGTAAAGCGGACGCAGGTAAGGATCGACCTTTTCCTTCATGTCGCCGGGCAGGAAGCCCAGCCGCTCGCCCGCCTCGACCGCCGGACGCGACAGGATGATGCGCTCGACCATGCCACGCTCCAGCAGCATCGCGGCATGCGCGACCGCCAGATAGGTCTTGCCGGTACCGGCCGGACCAATGCCAAAGACCAGTTCCGAACGCTCCAGGGCGCGCATATAGGCGTCCTGGTTCAGCGAACGGGCATAGATGGTCTTCTTGCGGGTCGAAATCTGTGCGGCGGACACCTTGCCCTTGCGTTCCATCGTCGGCAGCACCAGCTGGTCATCGGCAGCAACCGCCATGCGCACGGCGCCATCCACGTCCGACTGGGCGATATCGGCGCCCTTCTGCAGGATATCGTAGAGATTGTCCAAGGCACGACGCGCCTGTTCGGCGGCGGTCGAAGAGCCCTTGATGGTGAGTTGGTTGCCACGCGAACGGATGTCGACGCCGAGCTTCTGCTCCAGCCGCGCCAGGTTCTCGTCAAACTGGCCGTAAAGCGCACTGGCCAGCTTGTTGTTGTCGAAGGTCAGAACGATATGCGCCATATCCGAGGCCCCGGATGCAGTGCTGGGGGGCACATTCTTCAGTTCAGTGGCGCTCAAACGTCTCTCCTCATCTGATCCGTTATTCAGATAGGCTCGGCGTACAGACTGTTGAAGCCCGGCCGCGTGATTCGCACCTCGATAATGTCACCGATTTCGCCGACCTTTTCATCAACAATCACTGGCTGCAGCCACGGTGACCGCCCGACCTTCTGACCGGCCTGACGGCCGGGCTTCTCGATCAGCGTCGTCATGGTGCGCCCGACCATCGAAGCGGTGAAAGCCTGCTGCTGTTCGACCAGCAGCGCCTGCAGCACATGCAGGCGTTCGTCCTTCAACGGTTCCGGTACGTGACCTTCCATTTCGGCCCCCGG
This genomic window contains:
- a CDS encoding phosphoribosylaminoimidazolesuccinocarboxamide synthase, whose protein sequence is MTVSRVLSDAFIPELPNYYRGKVRDNYDLPDGRRIIVATDRLSAFDVILTSIPFKGQVLTQTARYWFEETADICPNHVLDYPDPNVVVGTRLDILPVEIVVRGYLAGSTGTSILTKYRSGERDMYGMRLPDGMRDNEKLPNPIITPTSKAFDGGHDEPLSGADILAKRLLSEEQWDTVSSYALALFARGQARAAERGLILVDTKYEFGVDRDGRIVLADEVHTPDSSRYWLADSYAESFEAGERPRSFDKDFVRAWVTARCDPYKDAIPEIPADLIEQTSHIYVQAYEAITGNRFAPDLSEGSVLERLRKNLRPYFQT
- the ybeY gene encoding rRNA maturation RNase YbeY, with translation MTLPDLPLDIDLVVEAGVWPSEARLLGLVERAAAAAFAELKLAGTSELSVVFTDDAAIQALNAQWRDKDKPTNVLSFPAFPPAKGGRLPPMLGDIVLAAETVAREATEEKKPVENHVSHLVIHGLLHLLGYDHETDDEAEEMEAVERAALARLAIPDPYA
- a CDS encoding helix-turn-helix domain-containing protein, yielding MVEENKKKPNPIDTHVGSRIRLRRNMLGMSQEKLGENLGITFQQIQKYEKGTNRVGASRLQAIASILSVPVSFFFEDAPGQDGTTRSGFAEDNAMALAAEFCSTPEGLQLNRAFVKVADPKVRRRIIDLVKSLAGDEAG
- the metK gene encoding methionine adenosyltransferase, yielding MSRQNYLFTSESVSEGHPDKVCDRISDEIVDLVYREAKKTGMDPWKVRVACETLATTNRVVIAGEVRVPETLLKKDKAGNVVKDAAGHPVVNPSKFKSVARKAIRAIGYEQSGFHWKTAKIDVLLHGQSPDIGQGVDNAADRQGEEGAGDQGIMFGYACRETPDLMPAPIYYSHKILELLADARHKNHGDAGRLGPDAKSQVTVKYVDGKAAEVTQIVLSTQHLEESWDSKKVRKVVEPYIREALGELKIANDCNWYINPTGKFVIGGPDGDAGLTGRKIIVDTYGGAAPHGGGAFSGKDTTKVDRSAAYAARYLAKNVVAAKLADRCTIQLSYAIGVAQPLSVYVDLHGTGSVDEARLEDALRKVMDLSPSGIRRHLDLNKPIYAKTSSYGHFGRKAGRDGSFSWEKTDLARALKDAVAA
- a CDS encoding metalloregulator ArsR/SmtB family transcription factor; translation: MDQYSTHLDGIFQALADPTRRAVLTELGKGPSSISDLAKPFDMALPSFMKHIHFLEGSGLIRTQKQGRVRTCAIETKQFGMIETWLSAQRAVWEGRNDRLERFVLAEHDPEKL
- a CDS encoding tRNA (guanine(46)-N(7))-methyltransferase TrmB; translation: MEEQGRRSRLSEAFFGRRKGKTIRPAQATALEKGLERYRLDLKQPAPKDLGSLFEAPVSSIRLEIGFGGGEHLRQETRTHPDTGFVGAEPFINGMAKMMMALAKEPAGNLRVFDDDAALLLDWLPEASLDWIDLLYPDPWPKKRHWKRRFVNPVNLDRFARVLKPGGKFCFASDIDTYVNWTLQHCRAHPAFAWQAHEAADWHTPYPGWESTRYEAKAIREGRRTAYLTFHRI
- a CDS encoding SRPBCC family protein, producing MTQTVNPETDLTLSRVIRAPRSAIWNAWTDPASFARWWIPAPAKCKVEKMELRPGGALVTRISEDGGPFQPHLDACFLAIDEQERIVFTNTLTGGWRPADQPFMTAIITLREHPQGTDYAAHVMHRSKSERDMHEEMGFHDGWGTVARQLAELVEPSERLVLKSA
- the lnt gene encoding apolipoprotein N-acyltransferase, whose translation is MERLAGRIVLLWGWRRALAAFLAGALAVFGQAPYDFFAVCFISFPVLVWLLDGTTGEVSGGTLRRLRPAFAVGWWFGFGYFLAGLWWIGQALLVEADDYAWALPFAVVGIPLLLAFFYGFATAVARLLWSSGLGRIAALAFAFALSEWLRSFVLTGFPWNAVGYAAMPVPLLMQSVSAIGMNGMTALAVFVFAMPALLAGRRNLAVGTILALALVCAHLGFGYLRLTTPVQADKTVDVRIVQPSIDMREKWDASVRDRIFATLLGMSSKTPEPGKKKPQLILWPETSVPFLFTERPDALTALGDMLADGQMLIAGAVREEGASANADTRYYNSVVAINDKGEIADAFDKIHLVPFGEYLPFADLLRRVGIEQLVAGPTMFSAGNDRHPILLPGAIRGLPFICYEVIFPEEVSVDAASSQLIVNLTNDAWFGDTPGPYQHFRQAQIRAVENGMPLLRAANNGISAAVDARGRILDALAINARDTIDLSIPVASVSDVVSTGQRRVNGYLIMLALALIAFVFSVRHKLPAN
- a CDS encoding sensor histidine kinase encodes the protein MAVAAPYSLRRRLLFWLLVPLIAIGLIALLDTWREAIGTANAASDRVLAGSALAIAERVVVSEEGILEVDIPYVALEMLTSAAQDRVFYRVDSPPGTFITGYETLPTMPAPPPEKAQFSDATFRGEPIRLAALARSASTGVDSIPFVVTVAETTIARTQLAQTILLHSALRLTVLIGGAALIAWFAVNASLQPLYRLRAAIAERSPDDLHPIDDRVPGEVRGLVETVNSFMVRLGAALSGLRNFTGNASHQLRTPMTIVRTQLALASRARSLEEAKSAAQTADAAIVRAEHVLSQLLLLARIEAAASDGIDAKSVNLAAIAMESVADRVMKANAAGTDLGFEGGDPVPIRGEALLVGELVGNLVDNAIAYAGSGAEITVRVSGGREAVLEVEDNGPGIAPDKLAAVRARFSRGAGADKPGSGLGLPIVEEIAELFGGKLTLAVGAGSRGLRALVAFPPLDPPTAAALSEGQLPTKDRPA
- a CDS encoding PhoH family protein, with the protein product MSATELKNVPPSTASGASDMAHIVLTFDNNKLASALYGQFDENLARLEQKLGVDIRSRGNQLTIKGSSTAAEQARRALDNLYDILQKGADIAQSDVDGAVRMAVAADDQLVLPTMERKGKVSAAQISTRKKTIYARSLNQDAYMRALERSELVFGIGPAGTGKTYLAVAHAAMLLERGMVERIILSRPAVEAGERLGFLPGDMKEKVDPYLRPLYDALYDMMPGDKVERAIGAGVIEIAPLAFMRGRTLAHAAVILDEAQNTTQMQMKMFLTRLGENSRMIITGDPTQIDLPPNTKSGLVEALRVLDGVPGIITVRFADGDVVRHPLVGEIVRAYDRDGKVSRGLGADN
- a CDS encoding hemolysin family protein produces the protein MNEKSETAAPTDVGSALKASGKTEEAPSPSTSSGSVASEPSSAGPSLFERVLGLFRQRNGTSLREEIADALAETESGTESFSPGERAMLNNILRLREVRVEDVMVPRADIQAVEIGTTLGDLLVLFEQSGHSRMPVYFETLDDPRGMVHIRDVLAHITRLARVKKPGRASRKTPAAALLNLTQVDLARTIGDLSLIRPVLFVPPSMLASDLMGRMQAARTQMALVIDEYGGTDGLASLEDIVEMVVGDIEDEHDDDEPMITQAGDGIYVVDGKAEIDDVAKMIGEHFAAGEHGESVDTIGGMIFNTLGRVPARGEVVQAIPGFEFHILDADPRRVKRVRIIESQKAIERRRRARAEQA
- a CDS encoding response regulator transcription factor gives rise to the protein MRILVVEDTQTLADGLVAVLKGSGYAVDHVIDGQSALAVLAAERVDLVILDLNLPGMDGLQVLRNIRARQDGPGVLILSARADLHDKIKGLDLGADDYMTKPFDVDELEARVRMLLRRHAGLKSSTVSFGEVAFDLTSRSFSGGGLPLDLPAREVSLLETLFLRAGKVVTKQSILESLAGFDEELSYNAIEQYVSRLRRRLAPYGVTVRTARGIGYYLEKV